One Triticum dicoccoides isolate Atlit2015 ecotype Zavitan chromosome 4B, WEW_v2.0, whole genome shotgun sequence genomic window carries:
- the LOC119293322 gene encoding cold-shock protein CS120-like, which yields MAHFQGQQHGHQATRVDEYGNPVTAGHGVIGTEGLGHFQGQGQQHGHPTTRLDEYGNPVTAGHGVGLGSTGTGVHGGYGSTGTGTHDTGGHGRQVGFGATGTGTHDAGGYGGSGIAPRHDTTGTGVHDAGGLGTRHAATGTHGTGHTAGYGATGTHGTGHTAGLGGTGTGMTGTHGTGHTAGLGSIGTGMTGTHGTGHTAGLGGTGTGMAGTHGTGHTAGLGGTGTGMTGTHGTGHTAGLGGTGTGITGTHGTGHTAGYDATGTHGTGHTAGYGTTGTGTTGVGIAGTHGAVGTHPHGGVAEHKTRGILHRSGSSSSSSSSSEDDGMGGRRKKGMKQKIKEKLPGGNKEQTTATGGYGPGYTGTTGTGGTYGATEGTHEKKGVMEKIKEKLPGGHKDNQPHTTATGGYGPGTTGTTGTGGYGTGTTGTAGTYGATEGTHEKKGMMEKIKEKLPGGHH from the exons ATGGCGCATTTCCAGGGCCAGCAGCACGGCCACCAGGCCACCCGCGTCGACGAGTACGGCAACCCTGTGACGGCCGGTCACGGCGTCATCGGGACCGAAGGCTTGGGGCACTTCCAGGGCCAGGGCCAGCAGCACGGCCACCCCACCACCCGCCTCGACGAGTACGGCAACCCGGTCACGGCCGGCCACGGCGTTGGGCTGGGATCCACCGGCACCGGAGTGCACGGCGGGTACGGGTCTACCGGCACCGGCACCCACGACACTGGCGGCCACGGCCGCCAGGTCGGTTTCGGTGCCACTGGCACGGGCACCCACGACGCTGGGGGCTATGGAGGCTCTGGAATTGCCCCTCGGCACGACACCACCGGCACTGGGGTTCACGACGCCGGTGGGTTGGGCACGCGGCATGCCGCCACCGGTACCCACGGCACAGGGCACACGGCCGGGTACGGCGCCACCGGGACCCATGGCACAGGCCACACCGCGGGGCTCGGCGGCACCGGCACAGGGATGACCGGGACCCATGGCACAGGCCATACCGCCGGGCTCGGCAGCATCGGCACAGGGATGACCGGGACCCATGGCACAGGCCACACCGCCGGGCTCGGTGGCACCGGCACAGGGATGGCCGGGACCCACGGCACAGGCCACACCGCCGGGCTCGGCGGCACCGGCACAGGGATGACCGGGACCCATGGCACAGGCCACACCGCCGGGCTCGGCGGCACCGGCACAGGGATCACCGGGACCCATGGCACAGGGCACACGGCCGGGTATGATGCCACCGGTACTCATGGCACAGGGCACACGGCCGGgtacggcacgaccggcactgggaCCACCGGCGTCGGGATCGCCGGAACCCACGGCGCCGTCGGCACACACCCTCATGGCGGGGTAGCCGAGCACAAGACTCGTGGCATCCTCCACCGCTCTGGCAGCTCCAGCTCCAGCTCG TCATCCTCCGAGGACGACGGAATGGGCGGCAGGAGGAAGAAAGGCATGaagcagaagatcaaggagaagctCCCCGGCGGTAACAAGGAGCAGACCACAGCCACCGGCGGCTACGGGCCAGGGTACACGGGGACCACCGGCACTGGCGGGACCTACGGAGCCACTGAGGGGACACACGAGAAGAAGGGCGTCatggagaagatcaaggagaagctCCCTGGCGGACACAAGGACAACCAGCCCCACACCACGGCTACCGGCGGCTACGGACCTGGCACCACTGGCACCACTGGCACCGGCGGCTATGGTACAGGCACCACCGGCACAGCGGGGACGTACGGCGCCACTGAGGGCACCCACGAGAAGAAAGGCATGatggagaagatcaaggagaagctCCCCGGCGGCCACCACTGA